AATTCTTGTAAAGCTTTTTGAAGAGAAAGATCCTAATTTCAGACAGTATGTGGTAAAGGGAATCTCTCATTTTCATGATAAGACTGCTGATGAAATTATTTTGCAGGCTTTAAGGGACGGCCAGTATAAAGTAAGGCTTGAAGCCGTAGACTGCGTAAGTGAACGCAATATGAAAGAGGCAGTTCCATATCTTGTTTACAGATGCAAGGATAAGACTGAAGAAAAAGTTGTAAAAGAAAAGTGTTATTCTGTAATTGCAAGACTTGATACAAAAGAGGGAAATGAATATCTGATTTCTCTTGTAAAAGATAAAAAGCTGAATGATACTGCAAGGGCAAAAGTTGCAGCAGCTCTTCTTGAGAATAATCATGCAGGAACGGAAGAAATAATAGAAGTTGCAAGAGATACACTGAAAGATGATCTCCGCAAAAACCTCAGGTATGCCCTTGGAAAAGAATTTGCAAAGTACGGAAGAAAAGAATTTGAAGATATCTGTAAGGCTTATATCGAACACTCTGATGTTGCTACTCAGGGAACAGGTCTTGATATCTGGGCAAAGGGAAGGTATTCCTCTTTAAGGCAGATGGTTGCAGATATTGCTAAGGATGCGGAAGAAACTGAAGAAGAAAAAGAGTCTAAGGATTCAAAAGAAAAGAATAAATTCCGTCCTAAAAAGAAGAATGCAAATGCTGCAAAAGCAAAGCGAATTCTTGAGAGTGTTGATTCCATAACAGGAAGTGATAAGTAAATACCATAATAAGCATAAGGTCCGTATATGGAAGCTGTTCCAGTGTACGGGCCTTTTTTTACGGACGTTTATTCATATAAAGAATTAAGAAGTCTGTATATGACGTTTACCTTTTCTTTCTGTGTATCATTTAACTCCATAGCATTGCATTCATCTATCAGGCGCTCAAGAGATGATATGCTTTCATTCAGTGCAGTAGGAAAGCCTCTTGATACTTTATACCAGAAGGTTCCCCTGTTGTCTGTAAAAAGTGTAATGAAACCAAGTTCCCTGGAAGAACTTTTTGCAATTGCAACGCGCATTATGCAGCCGAGGGTTTTAATAAGCTGTTCTAGATTTTCCTGCGTGCTGATATTTATATTAAGCTTTCTGTTCCATTCCTGTTCATCAATAGGATTAAGATTAAGGATTCTTGCTGCCTTAATGATGATTTCTGCTTTTTCATTATTAAACAGAGTAAACTTTTTATTCATCAGTACACGGCCCTTCATTGCACCGATCTGAGCCAGAAGGTTTTCATTTTTTTCTGCAGCAGCAGCCTCTTTTAATTCATTCCATGGAAGTAAAAGAACTTTCTTTCCTTTTGCTTTTTCTATCTTAAAAATGTGTCCGCCAAAACTTACGGAATCATCATTTTTTTCTTTATTTTTCTTTTCCAGTTTTTTTGCAAAGCGGGAATCACTTCTTCCGACTTTATGGTTTTCTTCCCTGAAACTTGTTCCTGAATATTCAAAGGAGCCGGTAAGCTGACGGGAAGCCTTGCCCCTGAGATGCTGAAGATTAAATTCCAGTTCCGGATTTATTTTTGTAATAAGATTTTTTGTCAGAGGTGAGACGCTCATTGCAAACATACGGCTTGTCTTGACGATTTCTCCTGCAACAATGTAAAGGGGATTTGTCTTGAACATTGAAGAGCCGGGATGAATGGAAATATGATCAGCAGTCAGCGTACGGTAGGTTTCCCTTCCTTCCCTGATGCATACAAACTGAATCATTCCGCTGGCAATGCAGCACAGGTAGTTATCCATCTGTCCGCCGCCTGTAATCGGAACTTTCATTCTGTCTCCGACAATTTCTTCCAGCTGTGTTTTTACATTAAAGATTTCGGCCATGACTTTTTCGTCAAGGTAATTGTTCCTGCACCAGCGTTCCCTGTTGTTTACGGAAGTATAGGTTTTGTAAATCTTTACATAGCTTACAAAATCTCCCTGTATGTCACGGAAAGCATGATGAGCCTGCCGTGCATCCATTTCTTCACCTACTGGAAGTATAAATGGATTTTGTGTACTTAGGAATGCAGCTGCAATAAGAACTTCATCCAGAACATCAGGATACATAAGGAGGCTTTCTACGATGATACGGCTTACTCTTGGTTCAAGAGGAAATTCAACCATGAGTTTTCCGATGCGGCTTAAGGTTCCGTCCTGTTCAAGTGCTCCCAGCATGTTCAGTGTGTTTACTGCTCCCATAAGGTCTTCGTGCTGAGGAGGAGAAATAAAATCAAATTTATCAAAGTCTGTAATTCCAAGTTCAGACATTCTGAGGACAACTTCACTTAAGTCTGTTCTGTAAATTTCTTCAGTTGTATATTCCGGCCTGCTTTCAAATTCCGATTTTTGGTAAAGACGGTAGCAGGTTCCTTCCTGTGTACGGCCGGCACGTCCCCGGCGCTGGTTGCAGCTTGCCTTGCTTACAGGACATTCAATAAGGCTTGAAGTAAAAGTCCGTGGTGAATAAAAATTGAGTTTTGCAAGACCTGAGTCGATTACAGTTGTAATTCCGTTAATCGTAACGGAGGTTTCTGCAATATTTGTACTGAGAACGACTTTCTTTTTACCGAAAGGTGCGCTGTCAAAGACTTTTTCCTGTTCTTCTTTAGGAAGCCGTCCGTAAAGGGGAACTATATGAATCTTTGAATGAAAATGTGCTGCTTCAAGTTTCTGCATGCAGTCTTTAATAACTTTTTCTCCCGGAAGGAAAACAAGAATGTCTCCGTTTTCTTTATTATCCAGGACACGGTCAATCGTAGATTCAATTTTTTGAAGCAGGGCTTCTTCTGCTTCCTCATTGATTGTACTTGCTTTTATAAGAGGCGGATCATATACCATGGCAACAGGAAATACCTGAGTTTCTATCGTTACGATCGGGCAGTTGTTAAAATATCTGCTGAAGGCTTCAGCGTTCATTGTCGCAGAACTTACTATTACCTTGAAGTCTTTTCTTACAGCCAGTACGCGTTTAAGGAGACCGAGAACAAAATCAATGTTAAGGCTTCTCTCATGAGCTTCATCAACCATGATGACAGAGTATTTACTCATCCACGGATCAAGTTTCATTTCCTGAAGGAGGATTCCGTCCGTCATGATTTTTATTTTTGTAGTTGAGTCAGTTTTATCTTCAAACCTCATTTTGTATCCGACAAGTCCCGGATAAGAAGTCTTTAACTGTTTTGAGATAAATTCACTTACGCTTAAAGCTGCAATTCGCCGCGGTTGGGTTACGGCAATAATACCATTTTCTGAGTAGCCGGCTTCGTGGAGTATTACAGGAAGCTGTGTTGTTTTTCCGGACCCGGTCGGGCTTTGTACGACAATAACCTGATTTGTTTTTAATGTTTCAAGAATGCGGTCTTTCTGTTCATAGACCGGGAGTTTTTTGTAGTTTATTCCCATAT
Above is a window of Treponema rectale DNA encoding:
- a CDS encoding helicase-related protein, translating into MGINYKKLPVYEQKDRILETLKTNQVIVVQSPTGSGKTTQLPVILHEAGYSENGIIAVTQPRRIAALSVSEFISKQLKTSYPGLVGYKMRFEDKTDSTTKIKIMTDGILLQEMKLDPWMSKYSVIMVDEAHERSLNIDFVLGLLKRVLAVRKDFKVIVSSATMNAEAFSRYFNNCPIVTIETQVFPVAMVYDPPLIKASTINEEAEEALLQKIESTIDRVLDNKENGDILVFLPGEKVIKDCMQKLEAAHFHSKIHIVPLYGRLPKEEQEKVFDSAPFGKKKVVLSTNIAETSVTINGITTVIDSGLAKLNFYSPRTFTSSLIECPVSKASCNQRRGRAGRTQEGTCYRLYQKSEFESRPEYTTEEIYRTDLSEVVLRMSELGITDFDKFDFISPPQHEDLMGAVNTLNMLGALEQDGTLSRIGKLMVEFPLEPRVSRIIVESLLMYPDVLDEVLIAAAFLSTQNPFILPVGEEMDARQAHHAFRDIQGDFVSYVKIYKTYTSVNNRERWCRNNYLDEKVMAEIFNVKTQLEEIVGDRMKVPITGGGQMDNYLCCIASGMIQFVCIREGRETYRTLTADHISIHPGSSMFKTNPLYIVAGEIVKTSRMFAMSVSPLTKNLITKINPELEFNLQHLRGKASRQLTGSFEYSGTSFREENHKVGRSDSRFAKKLEKKNKEKNDDSVSFGGHIFKIEKAKGKKVLLLPWNELKEAAAAEKNENLLAQIGAMKGRVLMNKKFTLFNNEKAEIIIKAARILNLNPIDEQEWNRKLNINISTQENLEQLIKTLGCIMRVAIAKSSSRELGFITLFTDNRGTFWYKVSRGFPTALNESISSLERLIDECNAMELNDTQKEKVNVIYRLLNSLYE